One region of Glutamicibacter sp. B1 genomic DNA includes:
- a CDS encoding arsenic resistance protein, whose translation MDKHQIMLYLLAIVAGCLTGIYIPSNSDGLSAWINPFLCLLLYVTFLSMPLTQLVNGWRDFKFMSALLVINFIVVPTIVFILTRFVQGNKPVLIGVALVLLAPCVDYVIVFSGLAGGASRKLLATTPLLLLAQMALIPLYLIFIVGKSSLTLFTPGPFIEALILLILLPLLLALTTQALSRKWTPVTHFAKTADSFMVPAMMGTLYCVSGSQITSLSEHTDQLLKTILIFITFALVAGVCAFIIGKIFRLSINEQRAATFSGVTRNSLVVLPIALALPKEYSMAATVVVTQTLVELVAMIIMMKSIPRLIKAQ comes from the coding sequence ATGGATAAGCATCAGATCATGCTTTATTTATTGGCCATCGTTGCGGGCTGCCTGACGGGAATTTATATTCCTTCGAACAGCGACGGTCTGTCGGCATGGATCAATCCATTCTTGTGCCTACTTCTCTACGTGACTTTCCTGAGCATGCCGCTGACCCAGTTAGTCAACGGGTGGCGAGACTTCAAATTTATGTCCGCCCTGCTGGTTATCAACTTCATCGTGGTCCCAACGATAGTTTTCATACTCACTAGATTCGTTCAAGGCAACAAGCCGGTCTTGATCGGCGTTGCTTTAGTGCTGCTGGCGCCGTGTGTTGACTATGTCATCGTTTTTTCTGGACTCGCTGGGGGAGCGAGCCGCAAATTACTCGCCACGACTCCTTTATTGTTGCTGGCCCAAATGGCGCTGATCCCGCTCTACTTGATCTTTATCGTAGGAAAGTCATCGTTGACTCTCTTCACGCCAGGGCCATTTATAGAAGCACTGATACTACTAATTCTCTTGCCATTGTTGCTCGCACTGACGACCCAGGCGCTTAGTAGAAAATGGACACCCGTCACCCACTTCGCAAAGACCGCTGACAGCTTCATGGTGCCAGCGATGATGGGGACGCTCTATTGCGTATCCGGCTCCCAGATCACTTCACTGTCTGAACACACCGACCAACTGCTTAAGACGATCTTAATTTTCATCACGTTTGCTCTCGTCGCTGGAGTCTGCGCGTTCATTATCGGAAAGATATTCCGGCTTTCAATCAACGAACAACGGGCCGCAACGTTCAGCGGGGTGACTAGAAATTCACTGGTTGTGCTTCCCATTGCTCTTGCACTGCCCAAAGAATATTCGATGGCTGCGACAGTCGTAGTTACTCAGACTCTCGTTGAACTCGTGGCGATGATCATCATGATGAAATCTATTCCGCGACTGATTAAAGCGCAGTAG
- a CDS encoding DUF3054 domain-containing protein, producing the protein MSKWPWLAIIDILLIILFALLGRREHEHGLAISGILITALPFIIGYAIATGLSRPWVSINKLWPTGILVWLGTVVLGVATRLLMGHTAAISFVIVTFVVLGIFLLGRRAVSSLIAKRSQQQKA; encoded by the coding sequence ATGAGCAAGTGGCCTTGGTTAGCGATCATAGATATTCTGCTGATCATTCTCTTCGCATTGTTGGGCCGGCGGGAACATGAGCACGGCTTGGCCATCAGTGGGATTCTGATAACTGCCCTGCCCTTTATCATCGGCTATGCCATAGCAACCGGATTATCGCGTCCATGGGTATCCATCAATAAACTGTGGCCGACTGGAATTCTTGTTTGGCTTGGCACGGTTGTTTTGGGTGTGGCTACCCGCCTATTAATGGGTCATACGGCAGCAATTTCGTTCGTGATCGTCACTTTCGTTGTTCTTGGTATCTTCTTGCTGGGTCGCCGCGCAGTTTCTAGTCTTATCGCCAAACGATCACAGCAGCAAAAGGCCTAG